The Kiritimatiellia bacterium genome window below encodes:
- a CDS encoding MFS transporter → MKTSLFLVNACPALMDWLIFLATFAVLYRAGEQRLTFTQCAWLAGTSAFFYMLASLGAGFITSRKNARLILWLSTALTLLGIMVCLFAGRFNTMLAGMAMLGVFPALFFNSFQAFMRGESAPGGLMKTVGIYTLSWSMGTGMGFISSGSFYSHGPSLLAVLSLAIGLAIIIVIIRHKRRPLEEISSEEYVETEAADARPSNARYVWVGWIIIFTAMFVQKPLTSFFPAICAAQGVGSLAASLPLFLIFAVQAFAGLIMARCRRFLYRRSPFVAAHALAALLFFIIWIRPVMSVSVFAFSLLGVYFGFAFFCSVYYSSNSGNRVLNVGINEFLVGTASLAGIFISEWWMRFTADSSSMYAVCAIMLSVSVVLQFFTAGAAHYERGRRQKIAAGEKD, encoded by the coding sequence CGCGCCGGCGAACAGCGCCTTACCTTTACCCAATGCGCCTGGCTGGCGGGAACTTCAGCCTTCTTTTACATGCTTGCCAGCCTGGGCGCGGGTTTCATAACCTCAAGAAAAAACGCCCGGCTGATTCTCTGGCTCAGCACCGCCCTGACCCTCCTGGGAATCATGGTCTGCCTCTTTGCCGGCCGATTCAATACGATGCTGGCCGGCATGGCAATGCTGGGGGTTTTTCCGGCATTGTTTTTCAATTCATTCCAGGCTTTCATGCGCGGCGAATCCGCGCCGGGGGGGCTCATGAAAACCGTCGGCATTTATACCCTCTCCTGGAGCATGGGAACGGGAATGGGTTTTATCTCTTCCGGATCGTTTTACAGCCACGGTCCCAGCCTGCTGGCGGTTTTGTCGCTGGCCATAGGCCTGGCCATAATTATAGTTATCATCCGCCACAAGCGGCGGCCGCTGGAAGAAATTTCATCGGAAGAATATGTTGAAACGGAGGCGGCCGACGCGCGGCCGTCCAACGCCCGTTATGTATGGGTGGGCTGGATAATAATTTTCACCGCCATGTTTGTCCAGAAACCCCTGACAAGTTTTTTTCCCGCGATTTGCGCGGCGCAGGGCGTCGGCTCGCTGGCGGCCAGCCTGCCGTTGTTCCTTATCTTTGCGGTCCAGGCTTTCGCCGGCCTGATTATGGCCCGATGCCGCCGCTTCCTTTACCGGCGTTCCCCGTTTGTGGCCGCGCACGCTCTGGCCGCGCTGTTGTTTTTTATAATCTGGATCCGGCCCGTGATGAGCGTCAGCGTTTTCGCCTTCAGCCTGCTCGGCGTTTACTTCGGTTTCGCCTTTTTTTGCAGTGTTTATTACAGCTCCAATTCCGGGAACCGCGTTCTCAATGTCGGCATCAATGAATTCCTGGTCGGCACGGCTTCGCTGGCGGGGATTTTCATCAGTGAATGGTGGATGCGTTTTACCGCCGACAGCTCCAGCATGTACGCGGTTTGCGCGATAATGCTTTCCGTTTCAGTTGTGCTCCAATTTTTCACCGCGGGGGCGGCGCATTATGAGCGCGGACGGCGGCAAAAGATCGCCGCAGGGGAAAAAGACTGA
- a CDS encoding homoserine O-acetyltransferase encodes MSNGFSDKGSVGLVETKYRRLELPPEGFKLENGGLLPELQVAYETYGRLSEKADNAVYICHALTGDAHVAGCHTPGDSKPGWWDAMIGPGKGIDTNRFHVICANILGGCRGTTGPSSIDPRTGKPYGSSFPSITIADIVKVQQLLLRQLGISRLAAVVGGSLGGMQALEWSIRFPQMTAKCVCIASGMNLSAQALAFDIVGRNAIISDPAWAGGDYYQNRDKPAEGLAQARMIGHITYLSSENMKRKFGREKKKLSDPLPRFATPFQVESYLDYQGEKFVHRFDANSYLHITEAMDVFDLAENTSEPADAFRNVDPKTRFLVVALSSDWLFPPEQSLQLAGALIRAKKRVSYCLLRSPYGHDAFLVEIDHLAEVMRAFLESPDGPAAQISQHAVAGRPRRGAAFRGKTDSPDEFPFIIERIKPGAAVLDLGCGDGRLLCELFAAKSISGLGLDIDLDNIISVIRKGLDVFQCDLDAGLNSIPDKTYDYAVLSQTLQVVRKPRQLLNEMLRVARVGVVSFPNFGNWRYRLRLGLTGKMPVSDSLPFEWYDTPNIHLSTLRDFRALCALDRIRIREETCIPRNFADMIFTKIGWRNLGADRILIEISRDE; translated from the coding sequence ATGAGTAATGGGTTTTCAGACAAGGGCAGCGTCGGTTTGGTTGAAACAAAATACCGGCGCCTGGAACTGCCGCCGGAAGGATTTAAACTGGAAAACGGCGGCCTGCTCCCCGAACTGCAGGTGGCTTACGAAACCTACGGCCGCCTCTCGGAAAAAGCCGATAATGCCGTCTACATCTGCCATGCGCTGACCGGCGACGCCCATGTCGCCGGCTGCCATACCCCCGGGGACTCCAAGCCGGGCTGGTGGGACGCCATGATCGGCCCCGGAAAGGGCATTGACACCAACCGCTTCCACGTGATCTGCGCCAATATCCTCGGCGGCTGCAGGGGCACCACCGGCCCCTCTTCCATTGACCCGCGCACCGGCAAACCGTACGGCTCTTCCTTCCCTTCCATCACCATCGCGGATATCGTGAAAGTCCAGCAACTCCTGCTGCGCCAACTGGGTATTTCCCGCCTGGCGGCGGTGGTCGGCGGTTCGCTCGGCGGAATGCAGGCGCTGGAATGGAGCATCCGTTTTCCGCAGATGACCGCCAAATGCGTCTGCATCGCCTCCGGAATGAACCTTTCGGCGCAGGCGCTGGCTTTTGACATCGTCGGACGCAACGCCATCATATCCGATCCGGCCTGGGCCGGCGGCGATTACTACCAGAACAGGGACAAACCAGCGGAAGGCCTGGCCCAGGCGCGGATGATTGGACACATCACCTATTTGTCGTCGGAAAACATGAAACGCAAGTTCGGCCGGGAGAAAAAAAAATTATCCGATCCCCTGCCGCGTTTCGCCACTCCGTTCCAGGTGGAAAGCTATCTGGATTATCAGGGCGAAAAATTCGTGCACCGCTTTGACGCAAACTCCTACCTGCATATCACCGAGGCCATGGATGTTTTTGACCTGGCGGAAAACACATCCGAGCCGGCCGACGCTTTCCGCAACGTTGACCCCAAAACGCGTTTCCTGGTGGTGGCCCTCAGTTCCGACTGGCTTTTCCCCCCGGAACAATCGCTCCAGCTGGCCGGCGCGCTGATCCGCGCCAAAAAACGGGTTTCATACTGCCTTTTGCGCTCGCCTTACGGGCACGACGCATTTCTGGTTGAAATTGACCACCTCGCCGAGGTCATGCGCGCCTTCCTGGAATCACCCGACGGACCGGCAGCGCAAATCTCGCAACACGCCGTTGCCGGCCGGCCGCGCCGCGGCGCCGCCTTCCGCGGCAAAACCGATTCCCCGGACGAATTCCCCTTCATCATTGAACGGATCAAACCCGGCGCAGCCGTGCTTGACCTCGGTTGCGGCGACGGGCGGCTGCTCTGCGAGCTTTTTGCCGCGAAAAGCATTTCCGGGCTCGGCCTGGATATTGACCTTGACAATATTATCAGCGTAATCCGCAAGGGATTGGACGTGTTTCAGTGCGACCTGGATGCCGGGTTAAACTCAATCCCCGACAAAACATACGATTACGCCGTTCTCAGCCAGACCCTGCAAGTCGTGCGCAAACCCCGCCAACTGCTCAACGAAATGCTCCGCGTGGCCCGCGTCGGCGTCGTCAGTTTTCCGAATTTCGGCAATTGGCGCTACCGCCTGCGGCTGGGATTGACCGGGAAAATGCCGGTCTCAGATTCCCTGCCCTTTGAATGGTATGACACGCCGAACATTCACCTTTCAACGCTCCGCGACTTCCGGGCGCTTTGCGCCTTGGACCGCATCCGCATCCGGGAGGAAACCTGCATCCCGCGTAATTTTGCGGACATGATTTTCACCAAAATCGGCTGGCGCAATCTCGGGGCCGACCGGATTCTGATTGAAATTTCACGCGACGAATAA
- a CDS encoding DapH/DapD/GlmU-related protein codes for MKLKEWMDRSLPAIVDRMANTTNCPALVNTEKSFNLAGQKSVYAVVEELLGILFPGCHGSGPLPEKQLTDFYGARLRAISARLADQVENAFRYQCLVEKCGNCGDCRARAEEAATFLIEQLPSIRELLQKDIQAAYEGDPAARSFMEIVMSYPGLQAIAVHRLAHPLYEKGVPLIPRIMTELAHSRTGIDIHPGAKIGAGFFIDHGTGVVIGETCVIGKNVKIYQGVTLGALSFPKDEQGNPIKGIKRHPEVRNNATIYAGATILGGQTIVGEGAVIGGNVWLTHSVPAGATVYNRQPKPEIKMGTDGARKTSKPNVQP; via the coding sequence ATGAAACTGAAGGAATGGATGGACCGCTCGTTGCCCGCGATAGTTGACCGCATGGCCAACACCACAAATTGCCCGGCGCTTGTCAACACCGAAAAAAGCTTCAACCTTGCCGGACAGAAATCCGTCTACGCGGTGGTGGAAGAACTCCTGGGCATTCTTTTCCCGGGCTGCCACGGTTCCGGCCCCCTCCCCGAAAAGCAACTAACCGATTTTTACGGCGCCCGGCTGCGCGCGATTTCCGCGCGCCTCGCCGACCAGGTGGAAAATGCCTTCCGTTACCAGTGCCTGGTGGAAAAATGCGGAAACTGCGGCGACTGCCGCGCCCGGGCCGAGGAGGCGGCAACCTTCCTGATTGAACAACTGCCGTCAATCCGCGAACTATTGCAGAAGGATATTCAGGCCGCTTACGAAGGCGACCCAGCCGCAAGGTCTTTCATGGAAATAGTGATGAGTTATCCCGGCCTGCAAGCCATCGCCGTGCACCGTCTGGCTCATCCGCTCTATGAAAAGGGAGTCCCCCTTATCCCGCGCATCATGACCGAACTGGCGCATTCGCGCACCGGCATTGACATTCACCCCGGGGCCAAAATCGGCGCCGGATTCTTCATTGACCACGGCACCGGCGTGGTGATCGGTGAAACCTGCGTCATCGGCAAAAACGTGAAAATCTACCAGGGCGTTACCCTGGGCGCGTTGAGTTTTCCCAAGGATGAACAGGGCAATCCGATCAAAGGCATCAAGCGCCACCCGGAAGTGCGGAACAATGCCACCATTTACGCCGGCGCCACCATCCTCGGCGGCCAAACCATTGTCGGCGAGGGGGCGGTGATCGGCGGCAACGTGTGGCTTACCCATTCCGTGCCGGCCGGCGCAACGGTCTATAACCGCCAGCCGAAACCGGAGATCAAGATGGGCACGGACGGCGCGCGGAAAACTTCAAAACCCAACGTTCAACCTTGA
- a CDS encoding DUF1573 domain-containing protein gives MNAEHKFTGFTPRCFAAAVGRTRRAQYLPGLFLITASFLAPLRLSTAAGAARPAPVIVCDECECFFGAVPNTEVIRHEFILANEGAAPLHIPAVRTDCGCVAARVDDDTLAPGEHTALRVIFKLKGRSGPQMRRIIVESNDPKAAQLVLALIGEALAPLEIKPGRIAWGIVHEAARVEKSCEIRFAEGDETYITAVAPEDPSFAAEFVSLKPRRVYRITVRTAPPLRPGSFQSTLRALTDHPRFKIIEIPMQGRVVGDIYAVPGEIVIPSRKRGTDAFSLMVYSGQEKKFKLLRAEPPAPEIKTTLRPMAGNRAWRIDIDNIMPSDKLNGTDLVIFTDSDATPVLKVPIRTPDAGERHN, from the coding sequence TTGAACGCCGAACATAAATTCACCGGTTTTACCCCGCGGTGTTTCGCCGCGGCAGTTGGCCGGACGCGGCGTGCGCAGTATCTGCCGGGGCTTTTTTTAATAACCGCCTCTTTCCTCGCGCCCTTGCGCCTTTCCACGGCGGCAGGGGCCGCGCGGCCGGCCCCCGTCATCGTCTGCGATGAATGCGAATGTTTTTTCGGGGCGGTTCCCAACACGGAAGTCATCCGCCACGAGTTCATTCTCGCCAACGAAGGCGCGGCCCCGCTTCATATTCCGGCCGTGCGCACGGACTGCGGATGCGTTGCCGCGCGGGTTGATGACGACACGCTTGCCCCCGGCGAGCACACGGCGCTCAGGGTAATTTTTAAGCTGAAGGGGCGCAGCGGGCCGCAAATGCGGCGCATTATTGTTGAATCAAACGATCCAAAGGCGGCGCAGCTTGTTTTGGCGCTGATCGGCGAGGCGCTCGCCCCCCTTGAAATCAAGCCCGGCCGGATTGCATGGGGCATTGTCCACGAGGCCGCGCGGGTTGAAAAATCATGCGAAATAAGATTTGCCGAAGGCGACGAAACCTATATTACCGCCGTCGCGCCGGAAGACCCTTCCTTTGCGGCGGAATTCGTCAGCCTCAAGCCGCGCCGGGTTTACAGAATAACCGTGCGCACCGCGCCGCCCCTGCGCCCGGGATCCTTCCAATCAACCCTGCGGGCGCTGACGGATCACCCCCGTTTCAAGATTATTGAAATTCCGATGCAGGGCCGCGTGGTCGGGGATATTTACGCTGTTCCCGGGGAAATCGTCATCCCCTCCCGGAAGCGCGGGACGGACGCGTTTTCCCTGATGGTTTATTCCGGCCAGGAAAAAAAATTCAAGCTCCTCCGGGCGGAACCGCCCGCGCCGGAGATAAAAACAACCCTCCGCCCGATGGCGGGAAACCGCGCCTGGCGGATTGACATAGACAATATCATGCCGTCTGACAAGCTCAATGGAACCGATCTTGTCATTTTTACCGATTCAGACGCAACGCCGGTCCTGAAAGTCCCGATCAGGACGCCGGACGCCGGCGAACGGCACAATTAA
- the rpsA gene encoding 30S ribosomal protein S1: MKTAWSLAAGVTDQGNMESDTIKKRKETGIDAETFGKNKQADLAAMYEESLKNIKEGSIVKGKILHVSPGGVVIDINYKSEGFVPAEEFPDLEKIQSGDEVEVVLEQIEDDDGRIILSRQKAEQQRMWDNVLASSGEGSILEGEIKSRIRGGMIVDIHGVKAFLPGSQLDILPVRNLDDFIGKRFEFKVMKVDRSRRNIVLSRRELIEQRRREKRKSIMMDIKIGQLRTGTVKNITDFGAFIDLGGLDGLLHITDMSWGRTSHPSKILKVGDSVEVMILDIDFEKERVSLGLKQKTPNPWDNIEQKYPVGSRVHGRVVNLMPYGAFVELEGGVEGLVHISEMSWIQRVGRASDVLSVGDEVDAVVLNINREEQKISLGIRQTTANPWEQAREHYPVGSRIAGTVKNLTSYGAFVELQEGIDGMIHVSDMSWTKKVEHPSELLKKGDQVEVIVLEVSPENQRISLGLKQAQADPWTTIASKYKIGQMVEGTVTKLTSFGAFVQIEEGFEGLVPVSQISDDKNGKPGGAINPEQQVKARVIKIDQIERRIVLSIKAASVPEEEFEVKEEMLAGLKPGEDIVDLAGAFDEAFGVAGEVKEWRPGEKKDKTPETGKQEG, from the coding sequence ATGAAAACCGCATGGAGCCTTGCGGCCGGCGTTACAGATCAGGGCAATATGGAATCAGACACTATTAAAAAAAGAAAAGAAACCGGGATTGACGCCGAAACCTTCGGCAAAAACAAACAGGCGGACCTGGCCGCAATGTATGAAGAATCCCTGAAAAACATAAAGGAAGGCAGCATCGTCAAGGGCAAGATCCTGCACGTCAGCCCGGGCGGCGTGGTTATTGACATCAACTATAAATCCGAGGGCTTTGTGCCCGCCGAGGAATTTCCCGATCTGGAAAAAATCCAGTCCGGCGACGAGGTGGAAGTCGTGCTGGAGCAGATTGAAGACGACGATGGGCGCATCATTTTAAGCAGGCAAAAGGCCGAGCAACAGCGCATGTGGGATAACGTTCTGGCCTCAAGCGGCGAAGGCAGCATTCTGGAGGGAGAAATCAAGAGCCGGATCAGGGGCGGAATGATCGTTGATATTCACGGCGTCAAGGCTTTCCTGCCCGGCTCCCAGCTTGATATCCTGCCGGTCCGCAACCTGGACGATTTTATCGGCAAAAGATTTGAATTCAAGGTGATGAAGGTTGACCGCAGCCGGCGCAACATCGTCCTCTCCCGCCGCGAACTGATTGAACAGCGCCGGCGCGAGAAGCGGAAAAGCATAATGATGGATATAAAAATCGGGCAGTTGCGCACCGGAACGGTCAAAAATATCACCGACTTCGGCGCCTTCATTGACCTCGGCGGCCTGGACGGCCTCCTGCACATTACCGACATGAGCTGGGGACGGACCAGCCATCCTTCAAAAATACTCAAGGTCGGCGACTCGGTTGAAGTCATGATTCTTGACATTGATTTTGAAAAGGAACGGGTTTCGCTCGGACTGAAACAAAAAACGCCCAATCCCTGGGATAATATTGAGCAGAAATATCCGGTTGGCAGCCGCGTGCACGGCCGGGTGGTCAACTTGATGCCCTACGGCGCATTTGTGGAGCTGGAAGGGGGCGTTGAGGGACTCGTGCATATTTCCGAAATGTCGTGGATACAGCGCGTCGGCCGCGCTTCCGACGTGCTTTCCGTCGGAGACGAAGTGGACGCGGTCGTCCTCAATATCAACCGCGAGGAACAGAAAATATCCCTCGGCATACGCCAGACAACCGCCAACCCGTGGGAACAGGCCCGTGAACATTACCCGGTCGGCTCGCGGATCGCGGGCACCGTCAAGAATCTTACCTCTTACGGGGCCTTTGTGGAACTGCAGGAAGGCATTGACGGTATGATCCATGTCTCCGATATGTCCTGGACCAAAAAGGTTGAACATCCGTCCGAGCTGTTGAAAAAAGGCGACCAGGTTGAGGTTATTGTCCTTGAAGTCTCCCCCGAAAATCAGCGCATCAGCCTCGGCCTGAAACAGGCCCAGGCCGATCCCTGGACGACCATCGCCTCAAAGTACAAAATCGGCCAGATGGTTGAGGGAACCGTCACCAAGCTGACCTCCTTCGGCGCATTCGTGCAGATTGAAGAGGGCTTTGAAGGCCTGGTGCCGGTCTCGCAAATCAGCGACGATAAAAACGGCAAACCCGGCGGCGCCATCAACCCGGAACAGCAGGTCAAGGCGCGGGTCATTAAAATAGACCAGATTGAACGCCGCATCGTTCTGAGCATCAAGGCCGCCTCCGTGCCCGAGGAAGAGTTTGAGGTCAAGGAAGAAATGCTGGCCGGATTGAAACCTGGCGAAGATATCGTTGACCTGGCCGGCGCCTTTGATGAAGCCTTCGGCGTTGCCGGAGAAGTCAAGGAATGGCGGCCCGGCGAAAAAAAGGACAAAACCCCGGAAACCGGCAAACAAGAAGGTTGA
- the tyrS gene encoding tyrosine--tRNA ligase: protein MHNMDAERQLEIIAGRTVNLVSKEELRRKLENSIASQRPLRVKYGADPSAPDIHVGHVVALKKLREFQDLGHTVVFIIGDFTAMIGDPSGRSETRKPLAREEVTANAKTYQEQVRRILDPARTEVHFNSEWLANMTFDNVLKLSARLTVAQMLAREDFQKRFRENLPISIVEFTYPIIQGYDSVMVEADVEVGGTDQLFNLLIGRDLQKSFGCAQQVIMTLPLLEGLDGVKKMSKSLGNYIGITEPAREIFGKVMSIPDELMWRYFSLVLCRRDVEVQSLREAMAAGKRHPRELKDELAREITAMFHGRDAARAASEEFARVFSGHKLPDAIPAANIPAASLKDGKAGIVALLAAAGLAESKSAARRLVQQGAVKIEGRKITDVNAEIAVADENILQAGKRGIVRLKII, encoded by the coding sequence ATGCACAATATGGATGCCGAGCGCCAGCTTGAAATTATCGCCGGCCGGACGGTCAATCTGGTTTCAAAAGAAGAACTGCGGCGCAAGCTTGAAAATTCAATCGCCAGCCAAAGGCCGCTGCGCGTTAAATACGGCGCCGATCCTTCCGCCCCGGATATCCATGTCGGCCACGTCGTAGCCCTGAAAAAGCTGCGCGAGTTCCAGGACCTGGGCCATACCGTCGTTTTTATCATCGGCGATTTCACCGCCATGATCGGCGATCCCTCCGGCCGCTCCGAGACCCGCAAGCCGCTCGCGCGCGAAGAGGTAACCGCGAACGCCAAGACCTACCAGGAGCAGGTGCGCCGCATCCTGGACCCGGCCCGAACCGAGGTCCATTTCAACTCCGAATGGCTCGCGAACATGACCTTTGACAACGTGCTCAAATTGTCCGCGCGCCTGACCGTGGCCCAGATGCTCGCACGCGAAGATTTTCAGAAGCGCTTCCGCGAAAACCTGCCCATTTCAATCGTTGAATTCACCTACCCCATCATTCAGGGATACGATTCGGTCATGGTTGAAGCCGACGTTGAAGTCGGCGGGACCGATCAGCTCTTTAACCTGCTGATCGGCCGCGACCTGCAAAAATCTTTCGGATGCGCACAGCAGGTAATCATGACCCTCCCCCTCCTGGAAGGACTGGACGGCGTGAAAAAAATGAGCAAAAGCCTCGGCAATTATATCGGCATCACCGAGCCGGCGCGGGAAATATTCGGAAAAGTCATGTCCATTCCGGACGAACTCATGTGGCGCTATTTTTCGCTCGTGCTCTGCCGGCGGGATGTTGAGGTGCAAAGCCTGCGGGAAGCCATGGCCGCCGGCAAACGCCATCCGCGCGAGCTCAAGGACGAACTGGCCCGCGAAATCACGGCCATGTTCCACGGCCGGGACGCGGCCCGGGCGGCCTCGGAAGAATTTGCCCGCGTGTTCAGCGGCCATAAATTGCCGGACGCCATTCCCGCCGCAAATATTCCCGCCGCAAGCCTCAAGGACGGCAAAGCGGGGATTGTCGCCCTGCTCGCCGCCGCCGGCCTGGCGGAAAGCAAAAGCGCCGCGCGCCGCCTGGTCCAACAGGGCGCCGTGAAAATTGAAGGGCGGAAAATCACGGACGTCAACGCCGAAATCGCCGTCGCCGATGAAAACATTCTCCAGGCCGGCAAGCGCGGAATCGTCCGCCTCAAAATCATTTAA
- a CDS encoding DegT/DnrJ/EryC1/StrS family aminotransferase, translating to MKVPFYGHVRQYHNIKNEIDANISKVLESGEYVMGPMLKQFERELAAYCGTKYAVGTGNGTDAIWLSLLALGIGPGDECITHPNTFFATAEAIWFTGATVVFVDCDPKTKCIDPSKIEAAITPRTKAIVPVHLYGQCADMPAIRKIADKHNLFIVEDNAQAFGARGDTFKIGELSKAATTSFIIQKNLGTFGDGGAIVTNDPEIDRIARKLRNHGSEKRSCHSMGYNSRLDDLHAGILSAKLKHIDGWNDQRRKLAAKYTAALQNARSFTLPYEKPGYRHIYHLYVIELKKTEQRDAMLKFLNENGIDAKCHYPIAIHQQEGYPWGKQARIAGEIANAEYNAAACVSLPMFPELTDAEIGHVIEKVLEWDKQNC from the coding sequence ATGAAAGTTCCTTTTTACGGCCACGTGCGGCAGTACCACAACATCAAGAACGAAATTGACGCCAACATAAGCAAAGTCCTGGAAAGCGGCGAGTATGTCATGGGCCCTATGCTCAAGCAGTTTGAACGGGAACTGGCCGCATACTGCGGCACGAAATACGCCGTCGGAACCGGCAACGGCACGGATGCCATCTGGCTTTCCCTCCTCGCGCTCGGCATCGGCCCGGGCGATGAATGCATCACCCACCCCAACACCTTTTTCGCCACCGCCGAGGCCATCTGGTTCACCGGCGCCACCGTCGTGTTTGTGGATTGCGATCCCAAAACCAAATGCATTGATCCCTCCAAAATTGAAGCCGCCATCACGCCCCGCACAAAGGCCATTGTTCCCGTGCACCTCTACGGCCAGTGCGCGGACATGCCGGCCATCAGGAAAATAGCCGACAAGCACAACCTGTTCATCGTGGAGGACAATGCCCAGGCTTTTGGCGCGCGCGGCGACACCTTTAAAATCGGTGAACTTTCCAAAGCGGCCACCACCAGCTTCATTATCCAGAAAAACCTGGGCACTTTCGGCGACGGCGGCGCCATTGTAACCAATGACCCGGAAATTGACCGGATTGCCCGCAAATTGCGCAATCATGGCTCCGAGAAACGTTCCTGCCACAGCATGGGTTACAACAGCCGGCTGGATGATTTGCACGCCGGCATCCTGAGCGCAAAGCTTAAACATATTGACGGGTGGAACGATCAGCGCCGCAAACTGGCGGCGAAATACACCGCGGCCCTGCAAAACGCCAGGTCGTTTACGCTGCCGTATGAAAAACCCGGTTACAGACATATTTACCATCTGTACGTCATTGAGTTGAAGAAGACGGAGCAGCGCGATGCCATGCTGAAATTCCTGAATGAAAACGGTATTGACGCCAAGTGCCATTACCCCATCGCCATCCATCAGCAGGAGGGATACCCCTGGGGCAAACAGGCCAGGATTGCGGGTGAAATCGCCAACGCGGAATACAACGCCGCGGCCTGTGTTTCCCTGCCCATGTTCCCGGAACTGACCGACGCGGAAATCGGGCATGTGATTGAAAAGGTACTGGAATGGGACAAGCAGAACTGTTGA
- a CDS encoding DUF6067 family protein yields MKTRTLFNCFVCILLLSTSLRAIDRDKEYFKSPDHWELTLGDQKDYFEAGLEKFCSAGNIAAQSLDYVCGTEHSLHKMFKDKYWFKGNISSNVSISLAKNERESFQVAVLPLKDKTLCGMTAALTPLVNDAGQRFPEDSAKIFNVEYVETTNACYPVAHKGWWPDPLVPMTAVDVPPAETRAFWIEIRSPADIPAGAYRGILTISGTNTEPFKINVNVEVWDFTLPKEQIVQTCTWLSSANCGKRYGKDRELEMHRVYAEYFLDHKINPLDLGNAHYKSNDYSAATKDLENGFEHGLSRFQIPRLKGEALKKYCDYLNEKGWLDKAMIYGYKDEPHPRDYPAFRRDSEAIRATVPDLKIFMAESPHPGLYGAVDIWWSSMPANDMEAIRNQLAGGQEVWWYRCGIPVRLEYYRPFYEYPSDVLLDRPSIDIRIFYLMIWKFKMTPATFFWCGMHWPKGFDKWPAESGLTSPGQWNGDGYVVYPGENGPLPSIRLECMTDGIEDFEYIHLLKNAIEKSKNMSAEDIEAAKKLLAIPPELIVFTYHYNKDPHALFAFRKQVAEMILKLSR; encoded by the coding sequence ATGAAAACAAGAACGTTATTTAATTGCTTCGTCTGCATTCTCCTGCTGTCCACCTCGCTCCGCGCAATTGACCGCGACAAGGAATATTTCAAGTCGCCCGACCACTGGGAACTTACACTTGGCGACCAGAAGGATTATTTTGAGGCAGGGCTGGAGAAATTCTGTTCCGCCGGCAACATTGCGGCCCAATCCCTGGATTATGTCTGCGGCACGGAACACTCCCTTCATAAAATGTTCAAGGATAAATACTGGTTCAAGGGAAACATTTCCTCAAATGTTTCCATCTCCCTGGCCAAAAACGAGAGGGAATCATTTCAAGTCGCCGTTCTGCCGCTCAAGGACAAAACACTCTGCGGCATGACGGCTGCTCTGACTCCGCTCGTCAACGACGCCGGACAAAGATTTCCAGAAGATTCGGCAAAAATATTCAACGTTGAATACGTGGAAACCACCAATGCCTGTTATCCGGTCGCGCACAAGGGCTGGTGGCCGGACCCGCTGGTTCCCATGACTGCCGTTGACGTGCCGCCCGCGGAGACCAGGGCTTTCTGGATAGAAATCCGCTCGCCGGCGGATATCCCGGCCGGCGCTTACCGCGGCATTTTGACCATATCCGGAACAAACACGGAGCCGTTCAAAATCAACGTGAATGTTGAGGTTTGGGATTTTACCCTGCCAAAGGAACAGATTGTTCAGACCTGCACCTGGCTTTCCTCCGCCAACTGCGGCAAGAGATACGGCAAGGATCGCGAATTGGAAATGCACCGCGTCTATGCCGAATATTTCCTTGACCATAAAATCAATCCTTTGGACCTGGGAAACGCGCATTATAAATCCAATGACTATTCCGCGGCAACCAAAGACCTGGAAAACGGATTTGAACACGGCCTGAGCCGTTTTCAAATCCCGCGCCTCAAGGGCGAAGCACTGAAAAAATACTGCGATTATTTGAATGAAAAGGGCTGGCTTGACAAGGCCATGATTTACGGCTACAAGGATGAGCCGCATCCGCGGGATTACCCCGCTTTCCGCAGGGATTCGGAGGCAATCCGCGCAACGGTTCCGGACCTGAAAATTTTCATGGCCGAAAGCCCCCACCCCGGCCTGTACGGCGCCGTGGACATATGGTGGTCTTCCATGCCCGCCAACGACATGGAGGCAATCCGCAACCAGCTTGCCGGCGGCCAGGAAGTCTGGTGGTACCGCTGCGGCATACCGGTGCGCCTTGAATATTACCGCCCGTTTTATGAATATCCAAGCGATGTTCTGCTGGACCGGCCTTCAATTGACATCCGTATTTTTTACCTCATGATCTGGAAATTCAAGATGACCCCGGCCACGTTCTTCTGGTGCGGCATGCACTGGCCGAAGGGATTTGACAAATGGCCGGCGGAATCAGGCCTGACCAGCCCGGGGCAATGGAATGGCGATGGTTACGTTGTCTACCCGGGCGAGAACGGGCCCCTGCCTTCCATCCGCCTGGAATGCATGACGGACGGGATTGAAGACTTTGAATATATTCATCTCCTTAAAAACGCCATTGAAAAATCAAAGAATATGTCCGCTGAAGATATTGAGGCCGCGAAAAAGCTGCTGGCCATTCCGCCGGAATTGATTGTCTTTACTTACCACTATAACAAGGACCCGCACGCGCTCTTTGCCTTCCGCAAACAGGTTGCGGAGATGATTCTGAAATTATCCAGGTAA